CAATATTCTTATGAGGCTGCTGATTATCCTGAGTTGCCATAGTGTAATACACATAATTGTTTCATTTATATGGAAAGAATTTTCAAATGAGGCACACAGATGCAGTCGGATCTGCATCTCAGACAGTTTATTTTAAGCATTGCTCTATATTCCTGCCCAAAATATTAGATGGTTGACCTCAGAGTTAAAGAATGGTCTTCCTATCTAATGTTTGGCAATAAGGTGAACGTATCTAACATATCTATGATGATTCAATGGCAGACCACACGGTAATTGACCCTGGAACGAACTCGACAATGAACATGATGATCAGCACTTTACCTGAGAAAACAACATCAACTCCAGGAAAAACGCTCCAGAGTTGCATTTGTGGCTGGGCGAAGGTTACATCTGCTGCAGGCCTAAAGATAcatcaaggcaggaaaaaatgtttgaagaaagTGGCGCAGGGATCTCGCATCGACCACTACTTCTTAAGAAGCAAGTCGAGTCAGTCAAGTGAAGTTCAGCGGCAGGACGTAAACCATAGTCCGCAGGACATCAATCCCCctgtccaagaggaggaggaatcaagcacagcagagtaccatgagcctagcatacaacatcatgcaacagaaacgAAGACCCAGGAGCGGAAGTCACCCATTAACTGGCCAAAATCCTGTGACAAAAAGGTATGGGAAACAGTCAACACAGACCTCATATTGCTGTTGGAGCAGCTTCgtggaaatgcagtgaagaaactggatagaatgggagagctcatttacaactatggagctgaacgcttcggcgctgcaagcaaaaggaagaaaacaccatccgtccctattcaatccaggagacagcaggaaataattcaactggtcaaagaaagaaggcagctgaagaaacagtggaggaaaaccacagaggaagagaaggagggcataaacgtgctgcaggcagaaattaAGAACCGGCTATCAGTACTGAGAAGAGCTGAAAACCTGAGAAAGAGGCGTAGAAAGAAGGAATGGGCAAGAGCTAACTTCTTCAAAGACCCTTTCAAGTTTGTAAAGGGTCTGTtcacgaaggagaaaaatggaaatctccaaacaacaagggaagacctcgaagcccacctatcacaaatatactccgacagccgccgacatgaacaggtctcactaccacatgacatgccaccgttacatcctccaaaacatcagctagacgtcagccctcccaagtggagtgaagtagaaagaactgtacgccgagcaagagcagcatcctcccccgggatcaacggggtgccatacaaactctataagtatgcaccagatgtcctgcgtttcctatggcgactgatgaggctggtatggctgaagcagacgataccaacagcctggcgaagggcagggagcatcctgatcccaaaggaaaaggactctactgatattagccagttccgccaaatcagtctcctgaatgtagagggtaaaatcttcttcagtgtagtggctcacaggctgactaactatctggaagtgaacaacttcattgacacatcagtgcagaaagcggggatgccaggctttcccgggtgcatggagcacctgagcatgatatggcaccaagtccaggctgcaaaaagggatggaagagacctccatgttgttttccttgatttggccaatgcctttggctcggttccacacaacatcttatggtcggcatttagctattttcaagttccagatgctatcactgccctcgtcagggcctacttccgagatgtgcagatatgcctgtcaacagcagagtacaccacggcttggcagcatctggaggtgggcatcatggcaggatgcaccatttccccacttgtcttcaccatggccatggaagtcattatccgtgcatctcgatgggtggtgggaggagagcggctaaaaccaggcttgcgcctccctcccattagggcatacatggatgatatgaccactctaacctcaaccattccatgcacaagacggctgctgaagaagttgcaggagaacatcgaatgggcccggatgaggtttaaaccgagcaagtccaggagcttatctgtggtgaaagggaagctatcagaccagcgctttaacatcggcgaggagcccataccaactgtgttagagaagccaatcaagagcctcgggcgttggtacgatgcaacccttaaggatatggttcaagtggagcagcttagacgggatgccatcagcggtcttcagagcattgacaggaccatgctccctgggaggctgaagctttggtgtcttcagtttggtctcatacctcggctgatgtggcctctgaccatttatgaggtaccgtgctcgaaggttgagaagctggagagggtcgtcagctcttttgccaggaaatggcttgggcttcccaggtgccttaccaacatagcactgtatggtaaaggcatcctggagcttcctctatgtagcctcacagaggaatacaagagcagcaaagtcaggctggagatgatgctgacagattctcgagacccctgtgtagctcaaaccgctcctgcaattgcaactgggaggaagtggactccaactgtagctatacaccaggctaaatcagcccttaagcaccgggatattgtcggccacgtgcaaatgggaagaggaggcattggcctagaggagggtaaaccatcctggtgcaaggcatctccagctcagcgacgtgggctggtggtcgaggaggttcgccgagaggagcaggctgcaaggtgtgcaaaggctgtctcacaaggaaagcaaggtcaatggatgcgttgggaagatgtcgagaagcgcaagctctcttggagagagatgtgggacatggaagcttatcgaaccagctttatcctgcgagcgacatatgatgtgctaccatcaccacagaacctcaaccaatggtacggagaagatcctacatgccccctctgtccatctccagcaaacttgaagcacattctagttggctgcaagacaagccttacacaaggccgttacacctggcggcacaatcaagtcctgaagtgtctggcagctgcactggagaatagaagaatggtcgtcaatgccctgccccccctttcctcccatcttacatcattaggacattttgtccgtgaaggggaaaaacaacaaaaaagatgtattccaaaatcagaggtaggacagatgggagcagcacgggactgggagctccttgttgatctggagcagagactctgctttccagtggagatcgccacgaccaacctcaggccagatcttgtgttgtggtctacctcaattcgaagtgtttacatcatagagctcacagtgccatgggaggataatataggcgaggcctttgagcggaagaagcttcggtatgctgagctggcagcggatgctgaacaacggggctggaagaccacagtcctccctgtagaagtgggctgcagaggctttgtaggcaggactgctactagtctcctcaggggcatgggaatccggggccaggcccaacggcaaatcatcaaagccctgtccagtgctgctgaacgagcaagccagtggctctggatcaggagaagagacaacagctgggccccaaaatgacagagacaacatcagggggtatagaagggggtaaggcagaggggggcacacccgggacgccaggtgttgctgctgaaccctcttgaggtgtcgtgggcctgttcagtgaaacacctatgatggagggtgcccacctgatgaccccaatgaaacccttagccccttctatcctgccctgtgatgactataatccctacccatttatcaaggtaaaaaaggattgtaacatccagtcccattccggtatgcagtcagacaagtttggctcagggatgaggatgcccctgccgtgcagagtccagtgcactttgggtgataacaccatatcctgtgtttgtaaaaccaAATTTCAAAgtatatttgaaaaaaaacaaaaacgctgTCATAttccatattttattttctatcagTAAATGCACATCATTGCATCCCCCAACGACAACCCCCTCAACAAAAGATCTTCACCTTCTCATTACATCCTCTTTATGGTTCATAATTTCCCAACTTTCCTGTTGGGTCTTGAGAAaatgattgtgtttttgtgccgcATATTGTTCCCAGTGAAAATGCAGCTAAACAATGAACagagaaaatgacaaataaGGAATAGGCCTGCGCTATACAGGGACGATGCTCAATTACAAACAAAGCTGCCATTTAGAGTCCATTGTGCTGCCTGACTGCTGGCAGACCTCGCCACAATGTGTTGACAgcatcatttctttctctttcctgatTTGTTGTTCTCCCCATTTTGAGGGTTACACAGAATAACCATTTTGAACTTGTTGTAATTGCCACCATAATCAGTTTGTTCTATTTTTTGTAACACGGCTTTAATCAAACATTTCATAGACCCTGCAGCCAGAAATGTGTTATTTGGATAGAAACACAAAAAAGCATGCAATTACACCCAGAGGACCTGTCCCTCCTTTCTGCTACAGCTGCAGAAAGGAGGACACTGTTCCAAACAcatcctcttctttctttctctctgtctcatcctgtcctttcttttgtgcattggaaaaaaacattaacaagGTTGCGTCATGAGAAAACCATGGTTACATCCACTGAAGACGATTGTAATCGTCCTGAAGACAAGACGGATGCGGTCTTCTTGCCTGAAGATGAATTACTATCAAAAttaatcagaaacacacaaataagcaaaaatacaaacaaaaaaatgtccaCAATAAGACATAAGACATATGTCTTACTGGTTCTTATTGGAAATAAGTGTTGCACTTTGTGTTATTCTCCACTTATCATGCTTATGAATTTCTACCCTATAAATCCAGTCCAATTCAATCGAAAATATTATGGAGCCACATAATGATCTGTAATATGCAACTGCTCATGGCGTccctttcaaataaaataattagttCCGCACGTATCTTTTGAATTCATCTTCCTCACGAACACGTCGTCTTTGCGATCACGTGACAGTTCAGGAGAAGCGTTCAATGGAGAGCAGAAgccaaataaatgcataaataaatgcactccTTCAACATATCATAAAAACAACGaatagtatttattttgtgacaACACCACATCGAGCATAGCCTGAGGTTAAATGATGACGCGGCGAGTTTCTTCCTTTTATTCGCTTTTGTCCATttgtttatatttcttttttacatgcTGTCTTTGAACACACCACAGCGTGTTCTCCCAGCGGTAGATTTCGGATAGGCGAGGAACATGGGGGACGATTTGGGAGACGAGTGGTGGGCGCACGGCGCTAATTCAGGTAACGTCCTGTTCAACTCCAGTATGCTTAACTCTTAAAGTTCGCGAGAGTTGCAGTCCGGGATGTTTCGGCAACTCTTGGCGTTAGCTTGTAACTTACGCAGTTGCTCAAGCTAAGCTAAAGTTAGCGAGCCAGCAATGGTGCGCGGGTTGCTTTGGCTCCATTCTGTGAACAGCACCGCCAGTTGCCATAACGACCAGGGGATGATAGTACCATTTCGTTTCTATAGCCCTTGAGCCTGACCTTGTTTAGTCAGGGGAAGGTAGTGTTGCAAACAGAAAGCGTGtgaacacgtgtgtgtgcgtgcgtgcgggcGCAGAGACAGCGCGTGTGGTGCGTTTAGGTTCACCTGAAATTGTCACGCTGCCTTCCTTTCATCTTGACGTTTAGGTATCTTCAACACATATCTGTCCACGTTCCTTCTGCTTGTCCCGTCCTCACGTATTATCAGTGTAGAGTAGACACCCTCAGCTAGCCGCTTCCTAGCATAGCTTTCATGCACCCTGATGACCAATAGAGGGCAGTCACGGATAATGACCTGATTGATAAGGGCAGCCGTGCGTTATGCGTTGCttagaagaaaaaagaatgTTGTAGGAGGCATCAAAGTGAAGCGTTTTTAGGTCAGGCATACATGTGTACATCTCATAAATCCCAGTCCTTCTTCGTCTCATTTGCGCACGCAAACACATTCACAATCATTACCGGTACTCGCGTATCTCAGTATCTGTGCGTGTTTATATGGGAGGGAAcagtgattaaaataaatcacacatccTAGTCAATAGAAGGTCTCCCATGTACCAGCTATGGTGTTGCAGCATGCTTGCATTTTACTGCACCGTTGCAGGTTTTTAGCAGGGCCACTGTTAAGACCCACAGTCGAGGTAGTCAAAGATCCATTTCAACATGAGCCGGCAGGGTGGGACATGCTGTACGATACTGTTAGTTCTAGATATAAAAAAAGACCTTCTTTATAGCGGAACAGTGGGGGTTCTGTTTTAaagggctttttgtttttgttgtttggctgctctgctctgaatgactttttattctttgtcGAATGTAGCACAGAGACGTTTGAGATAAAAGGCTGTgcagcaaacacagaaacatggGATTAAGAATGAACAGGGGACTCGTGAGTAGCACTGTGACTTATGGTGTTGTGTCTTGTGGCTTAATACTCACACAACTGACTAACACTCTCATGAGACTCCTGACACACAATAGTCTCATTAAATGGTTGCCGCCGTGACGACCAGTGAAGTAGTGGAAGTCCAATAGCAGCCTCTCCTGCCACAGGAGGCTAGTTTTAAGACATAACTCATCCCaacttaaataaattaaacagatGGAATCAAAGCCGCTATGTGACCAAATATTTTGTTATGTTAAGATTGCAATTCTGATGCTTTTTGTGTTTACTTGCAGCCATGGTTACTGTGATTAACATTTTACGGTATCCAGTGTATGTAAAAGAAGGAGCTCTCCTAAGCAGCGCTTTTTGTCAAGTTAATAATTGGGGCGCTTTTAAAAACAAGGTTAACAAATTTAAGCAATGCTTTAGAAAGGGTTGTCAttcttttattgattattagaaaGAACTGAAACCACATAAATTATCCGGATACAAGTAAATTAATATAATTCCATTACAAATTATAGTAGCTGGACAGCTACTAAACTACAAATATATTCTGtcgttgagagagagagagggagaataCCGGTACATTAAACATTCAGTGATGTAAACCCATGTGACAACatgctttttaaatattcaaaataggtcatttttttcctctgcaTGCCTCGCAGAGCAGCTTGAGCAATGGAAACATATATCCCAATAAATCTGTCTAAAAGACAATTGAGTGTTTGTATGGGAAAACCATTTTGGTGATACAGTACTTACCACTGACCAACACTGGtcacacagaaaacaggaaatgttcaTACATTTGGTAAAATATATTCAGATGTTTCTGACAGCTGTACGAAGTGATGATGTTGCTTCAAGAAACTCCTTTAATTGCATTGGGATTATTTTACAGGGCCGATATATGTATGCTCGAATGGAATTGAACAGCATTCGTACGCCAATACTACAGTTGGTTCACCTTTTGAGTGTAAAAAGGTTACTAATAAAGTTTTTATAGTGAATGAGGAAAAAGCCAAGGCAATGTTTTAATGTAATTATGCCCATTTGAAACATGTTACACTGACAAATGCATGGATGGTTCTATTCACAATTCTAATTCAGTAAACACATGAATCTGTTTATCCCCCCATcccaaaaaaggaataaaagaaaagaaataaaaaacataacatttttattgaaaagaaagaaacacattgTATCGTAAATTAATATATGTATGAAACATGTTATCATCATATTTGTTTGCAGTTAGATGTGATTTAATTTTTACTACAGGCACTAAACACACTTGTTTCACCTTCATAATGGTTGGGACAGACTAACTGCATTGAGGGTGCTTTACAAATACCCTTTTGGGACAAATAccataaaatgatttatttgttgattgTTTCAAAATACTGTACAACAAGCCAGGTGCTCATGAGAAGTGTAGTGTTTTGAGTTGTGCAGTCGAGGAATGTTACTGACAACATCATAGTcttcattttgaatattttcatcTGATCCTAATCACAGAGTCCGCTCACTGTAATATTTGAGGAATGTGAAACTGAAGAGGCATCAGGTGATATAGTAATGCTACTTGTAATCTTGCCAATACCTTTTACATGACAACTATTGCCTAGGACTTGAGTTCTTTGCTCATGTCGGAGGTAGTATGCCCCTGCAGGCTGTGGGATGCTTTGGGTCATTCCATTCAGAGACTGGATATATGGGCTTCCGACATGTATATGGATCTTGCTATCCTCTGTGGTGATGATGCTGGGGCTTGTTTCTGTGTTGTTGAACTTCTGATTTTGCCAAACATTCTGATGCTCCAAAGACTTGCAGAAGATGGTCTGATTTGCAAACTCTGTTGGCTCTGGGGAGCAGGTCCTGACTGTTCCAGTCTGAATGGAGGGGTTGTTGTCATCAGGCGTCCCAGAGCGTGATGAATTTGGACTGAACACACGAGAGAGTGTTCCATTAAGTGGGGAAATGGTACGGTCAGGGCTTGAAGGAGGGGTTTTATTGACTGTCGATAATGCTGAATTCTGGATGATGGTAATTCTCTGTTTAGGTGAAGCTCCGCTTGCTGGAATGGCGGCTGCACTGGTGTAGGATGTAGCGGCATCTCCAGTGGCGCTGCTAATCTCAAGCGTGGCTGTGTTGAGCATATGGTGTGGAGTTACTTTGATATGCAAAGGCTGCCCTGAtgtgtgtgttagcatcatCACCTCTCCGTTAACTGTTTGGTGCATATCCATGCCGTTGGTTGAATGCCTGCTGTATTGGCTCATGTTGTTATTTGCATTGTTCAAGCAGTTAAGATTGTTTACAGGAGAGACTATTCTGTTTTTGACTACTGCATTGTGCTGATATTCGTCATCTAGTTTCACACTGCGCTCACTATTGTCAGCAAGCAGACAACCCTTCTCAGTCTGAACCTGTTTGGAGCTTTGGTGATGGTCTGAAAAGCGTTGTCCTGTTACACCAGTTGTATGATTTGGGGTTTGTTTATAGCTGTGTAGCTCACAATTCAGTTCTTTCATCTCCCTTGCCAGTTCTCTATTCCTGGCTTCCTGATGGGCCAATTTCCTCTGCAATGTTGAGTGATCGGTTTGAACCCTGCTGATAGATTCCTCAGTTCCCATCAACTTCTGTAGCTTTTCCTTCAAGGTATCTATCTCTCTGCTTAACAGTCTGGACTTGACCTGTTCTTTCTGAAGATGGCAAAGGAGAAGGTGTTCCTGGTtgacttcctgcttctctgcCTGGTCATACCTGGAAAGCTCCCGCTTTGCCATTTCTAGTTCCTCTGTTAGAGCCTTGGACCTCTTCTGTTCATCCTCGAACCTCTTTTCCAGGGACTTGAGATCCTCTTCTACTTTCATTAGTTCTATCTCTACCACACCTTTGTCTTGTAGTCTCTTTTGCAGCCTATCCAACTCCTTGGTCAGTTCTTTGACTTTGTTGTCCTCTGTTTGCCAGCGATGGTTGGGGTTGCTTGGAGTAGAAGTGTTTGTGAGTTTgccctctttttcttcttggttTTCCAAAACCtgtaatctttttttcattgtggTTATTTTGCTATGTAGCTCTCTattcctttcctcctctttttgcaATCTGTCTTGAAgttcttctttttcctttgcTATCCCCTTAATCCGTTCTGCTAAATTTGCCTTCGACCTCAGTGTTTGCTGCCTGTCTTCTCTCAGTCTTTCTGTCATTTTTGCCAAATAGCTCtgctcatttattttttcctcctttctGTTGAGTTTCTCTTCTGCCTGTTGAAGCCGCTCGGCCATAGTCTTTCTGTCCTCCACCAAAACTGCAGTCAATGACCTGAGCTTGGCCAGGCTTTGTCTAATCACTGCTTCACTCTGTTCAAGTTGGCTTTCGCTTGCCTCAAGCTCTCTCACTCTAACTTTCAAAGTGTCAAGCTCACTAGACAGAGTTTTGTTAACTTCTCTCTCTTGCTCAAAGCTTCCCTTCAGAATACTACAGTCCTGCTTGCTCTTGCCCAAAGCTTGTTCTATCTTGTCCAAATCACTAATTCTCCGATTGATCTTATCTACCTCAGCCCTTAAACTATGACATTGCCTGGTGCTATGTGCTAGTCTGTGCTCCAGGTCTCTACACTGGTCCCACATCCGTAGCAATTCCTCATCTTTTCCCTCCATTTCCACAACCTGTCTCCTCAGCACCTCAACCTCTGATAGCAGGCTTGGGGCAGTCATGGAGTTCTTGTTTTGGTTGAAGATGGAAACTTTGTGGTGCCCCACGTCAAGATGCAGGTATGTGAGCTCCTCCTTTTCTGCACTGGGGTGAGCTGCACTGATGTCCTGCTTAATTTGGTCGGTGAAGGCGGTCAGTTCTTTCATACGATGTCTCTGTTCGTCCAGCAGCTCGCTCAGTAAATTTTGCTCCTTTACAACTAGCTGTGCAAAAGAGTTCAGCTTTGTCAGCTCGTCCTTTAGAGTTGATACttctttttcatgtttcttCTCCTTTATCTCTTGGTATTCTCTCTCTTTAACACTGAGGAGCTTGAGTCTGTAAAAACATCACATCATTACTATTACTGTACATTGTTTTGTGCTATGAAGGCACCTAAATATGCATTATTTAATGAAGCAGAATGGAAAACATCAATTGAAATGAGTTCTACATGGGAAAAGATAACATTTCACATGTGGAGCAGTCCTGGTATCTAGAATTCGGTACCGGTACCCAACGGCTCCTTTTATCCTCTGAGGGAGTTTTGAACTGAAGTATTCCTTTCATTACAGAGAGAACAGAAGTCCAATATCGAAGAGAATAGTAGGACTGGATGCAAAAtaccaaatgtaaaatgtttgcataTGTCTAATttgtttccatgtgtgtgtaGCATTAAATCCAAAAACATGTAGCTGTATCCATGgtttccatgttgttttcccctctctccAGGGAGCGTGATTTGTTTAGGACATTGCCTATTATAGCAGATGGTCCCTTGTCAGGAAGTATTAGTTAATTAAGAAGTTGCTCTACCCTTGAGTACCCTCAACACGAGGCACAATTACCCTCCTTATGTGCACATTGAATGCTACTACATATCCTGCTGAAAGAGGAGCACATTTGTCCTGATTTCATAAGTTATTGCTCATATTTCTCCAAATGCATAATAATATACAAAAGGTTTAGTACATTATATCATATGTTATTGCAAGTGCCATAATTCTTCAAAGTGGTCTCTCTGACTTGACTTTAGTTTTTTCAGAATGTGTGGATGAATGGCTTAATGATGTGACCATGTTGAAAATGTTCCCAAGctatttccttttcatttgttagcACATGGAGGATTTTGTTGGTCTAACATATTTTAAGGTGGTTAATGTGAAATTCAAAATATGACAGTGtgctttatttcattaaaaacatcaaatgaTAACACCACATTTACaacttttgtattttcattattaacatGCATGTCACTGTCCATGATG
This region of Brachionichthys hirsutus isolate HB-005 chromosome 12, CSIRO-AGI_Bhir_v1, whole genome shotgun sequence genomic DNA includes:
- the LOC137902342 gene encoding filamin A-interacting protein 1-like, which gives rise to MGANMRIKKKEREGRHKGGDLSRDDLLFLLSILEGELQARDEVIAVLKSEKTDSTLLGAKYGFRRPEEVLRALHRDSLWDQQHDLENVHGDPLAELNHMVEAQKRSLEQIQEQLLQESQSHNGALHRLEQQERSHQAFIHQSNCLTTLLEQDRERLKLLSVKEREYQEIKEKKHEKEVSTLKDELTKLNSFAQLVVKEQNLLSELLDEQRHRMKELTAFTDQIKQDISAAHPSAEKEELTYLHLDVGHHKVSIFNQNKNSMTAPSLLSEVEVLRRQVVEMEGKDEELLRMWDQCRDLEHRLAHSTRQCHSLRAEVDKINRRISDLDKIEQALGKSKQDCSILKGSFEQEREVNKTLSSELDTLKVRVRELEASESQLEQSEAVIRQSLAKLRSLTAVLVEDRKTMAERLQQAEEKLNRKEEKINEQSYLAKMTERLREDRQQTLRSKANLAERIKGIAKEKEELQDRLQKEEERNRELHSKITTMKKRLQVLENQEEKEGKLTNTSTPSNPNHRWQTEDNKVKELTKELDRLQKRLQDKGVVEIELMKVEEDLKSLEKRFEDEQKRSKALTEELEMAKRELSRYDQAEKQEVNQEHLLLCHLQKEQVKSRLLSREIDTLKEKLQKLMGTEESISRVQTDHSTLQRKLAHQEARNRELAREMKELNCELHSYKQTPNHTTGVTGQRFSDHHQSSKQVQTEKGCLLADNSERSVKLDDEYQHNAVVKNRIVSPVNNLNCLNNANNNMSQYSRHSTNGMDMHQTVNGEVMMLTHTSGQPLHIKVTPHHMLNTATLEISSATGDAATSYTSAAAIPASGASPKQRITIIQNSALSTVNKTPPSSPDRTISPLNGTLSRVFSPNSSRSGTPDDNNPSIQTGTVRTCSPEPTEFANQTIFCKSLEHQNVWQNQKFNNTETSPSIITTEDSKIHIHVGSPYIQSLNGMTQSIPQPAGAYYLRHEQRTQVLGNSCHVKGIGKITSSITISPDASSVSHSSNITVSGLCD